The DNA region ATGTAGATTCGGGAATAGTTAGAAAGTCAGCGTATTTCCCTTTATTATCCAGGAGGGACATTCCGCTTAATACCAGATTTTTACCCTTTTTTACTTCCGAAATAAAAGGGGTCATTCCCTTCTCATATATCTCCCTGTGCAGTTCTTGCAGAGTACCTTTTGCTGTTCTCGTTCGATCATAGTTTTTATCAATGATTGCCTTCAAATGTAAAGACAATTCCGGTTTATCTGGTGATTGATTAAAAATAACTTCTGAAACAGGACCATCCACTGTTACTACTCTTGTATTCATTGAAAATGTAGGATTCCGATATACTGTATCTAATATTGAATACCAGTCATTATGCTCCAAAACACGTTTCCCTACTAACAAAACCTGAATTTTCGCTGCTGTTACTTCGCCAGTTGTCAACATATCAAACAATCTTCTAGAATCTCGAATAGTTTTCGCCTTTACCTCATAAATTTCATACGTTTTCTTGGCTCCTTTACTAAAGACTGGGTTTAATTCAAAAAAGATTAGATTATTTTCATCATCTAAATCAACTCCAAGGATCAAGGCTAGTGTCAAATCCTCTAGAGGGGCTTTACTTCCACAGCTAGAAAGGATAACGATAAGGATTATGGAAAGAATCGCTTGAATCCAACGCTTCATTTTAGGCCTCTCCTTTTAAAGCGGCTATAAAGCCAGCCATATACCCATAAGCATATGGGAAACATACACACAAGTATCAGAACAAAAGGTTCTACTACTTTTTGAAGCTGCTCATTGCTTTTAAATGATGGGGGTGATAGAAAAACATAACAAATGTTAAGCAGTAAAAACCAAATCACATATTTACTGTGATCCTGATTACCGAATAATTGACTTGTACAAATTACAGTCATAAATAAAAGCGGAAGGACACTCGTCGAAATCACAAATAAATACAAAGAAAAAAAGACAATTTCTATTCTTTCAAAAAATCTAAACTCAATTATTTTTAAAAGATTAATGGTTGGTTCCCTATATTGAGTGATTTCATCTGGACTATAAAAAGCAAAGGCAACTAGTGTTATAAATAAAAATACGATTAGTGTAAGTGTGTTGGCTATCACAAAACCGACGGACGCTTTTTGTTTATTTTGCAGAAATGGATGGAGGAAAAATACAATCTCAAAGCCCATATAGGAAAAAATAGTTGTTTTGACAGTTGTAAGGATTGGTTTCCAGCCCTCCTTAATGACAGGTAGCAGGTGAAGCAAATGTGCTTCCTTCAATGGAACTACATAAAAGAAAATCATCCATCCTGTCATAAAGAAAATTAATTCAGAATATCTGCCCAATATACTGATATTATTTCGAACAATAAGATAACTAGGAATGGATAACAGTAACAACAATAACGCAAGATCTATTTGTGGTAAAATCCAAAATTGGATAAAGAGCCCTTCCCTAATAAAAATGATCGATGTCAAAAAGGAAAAATACAAAATGAAAATTACAGCTGAAATCTTCCCGACCCACTTTCCAAAATAATGGGTCAAAAGATCAAGGATCGTTCCATTGGGGTATTTTTCCAAAACCTGTATAATAATTAATCCTGCCAGTGTGGATAGCAGCCAGCCAATGATGATGGCAATCCAGCCATCCGTCCCTGCTTTTTCAGCAACTTCACGTGGAAGTGTTAACACTCCAATACCAATTTGTACACCATGAATCAAAAATATATACTGCATGAACGTTATTTGATGTTTTGAATATTTATTCAATGTTCGTCACCCTCTGGACGATTAGAGTTAGCCTTTTTTATTTGAATGGATCTGGTACTTTTAGGGCGCTTTAAGATAGACCACTGTGGAAAACGAATAAATACATCCTTCCAATCTGTGAATCGTAATGGTGCTATTGGGCTGCCAAAGGGAGTACCTAAAGATTCAAGTGCAATCATATGTGCGATTAAAGTCATTAATCCGACTGTAAGTCCCACAAATCCAAATAACGAAGCACCGATCATCATCGGAAATCGGAGCATTCGAATGGCAGCACCCATATCATAATTAGGAATAATAAAAGAAGCAATTGCAGTCAAGGCTACGACAATCACCATGATATTACTTACGATACCTGCCTGCACAGCTGCCTGACCAATGACAATACCTCCAACGATTCCGACGGTTTGACCTATCTTGGCTGGCAGGCGTATTCCTGCTTCACGCAGCATTTCTAGTGTGATCTCCATAATAATTGCTTCAATGAAAGGCGGGAAGGGAACACGTTCTCTGGATGCAGCAACCGACATAAGCAACTTTAAAGGAATGACTTCAAAGTGAAAGGAAATAACAGCTATATAGGTAGCCGGCATAAATACTGCGACGAAAAAACCAAAATATCTTAAGAGACGTATAAAAGAAGCAACAATCCAACGTGAACTATAATCATCAGTACTCTTGAAAAAAGCTTCAAATGTGGTTGGACCGATGATGACATTGGGTGACCGATCCACAACCGTAACGATTCTCCCATGTAGAATTTCAAAAGCTGCATAATCAGGACGTTCCGTGAGAAACAATTGCGGGAAAGGAGAAAAAGGATTGTCCTCAATGTATTCTGCTAATACTGCCGCATTTAATATACTGTCAACATCCAGTTGTTTAATTCTATCTACTAACTCCTTTAATACTTCAGGATTTACAACATCGGCCAAATACATAATTGAAATTTTCGTATTTCCTCTTTCGCCAACTGTTAGCTCCTTAATTTTCAGTTCACGGTTGGGAATATGCCTGCGAATTAAAGCAATATTATTGCCTCCTGATTCGGTAAATCCTTCATGCGCTCCCCGTAAGGAAGACTCAACAGAAGAATCTTCAACTGCCCTTTGCGGCCATGCCTGCGTATCAAATATATACGCCTCAAACCGTCCATCAACAAATAACACACTGTTGCCCTGTAAAATAGCACTTTCAATTTTCCTCCATGTATTGGTTTCTTTTACAAGACCAAGTGATACCTTAATATCAAAGTAGTTGTCATCTTGATCGGCCTTAAATAATAGAGGGTTCAACACATTATTATTAATAGCCGTTTTATCTGTAAGACCACTCAAATAGACGAGTGCAGCTGAACTTGTTGTTTGCTTTATGATAAACTGCTTCACAATTAAATCAGGGGTGTCATTAAACTTGTCTTGTATACCTGAAAGATTCTCCAATAAGACCGAACTTATAGGGTTTTGGCTGAGGACATCGTGTTGGTTTTTTAAAGATGAATGATTGTGCCTCTTTTTTCTATTGTATCTTCGAGAAAAAAGCATAGGGGAATCCCACCTAGTTAGGAATAAGATAGTTTAGTGTGTGTCTTGGAATGGGGAGATATGCATAAACATCCATTTTTAGCTAAAATCATAAAACGGATTAAGGTTATGTAGGTATTGTCAGGTGTCATGACAGTGTATATACTAATATTGAACAGGAAACCGACAAGTACTGGTCAGGGAAAGGTATTTTTTGCCATGAATATGCAAATTGTTGGCTTTTTGTTCGATTATCCTAATTCTAGAAAATTAGTAGGGGGGTTTTATCAATGAAAAAACAAAGCATGTGGTCGTTTCGCTTTTCAACTGCGGCATTAGTCATGATACCAGCAGCGGTAGGAATTAACTATATCGGTAAACTATTTGCCGGTTTGTTAAAGCTACCATTATGGTTGGATTCAATCGGAACGGTTTTAGCTAGTATGCTCGCAGGTCCAGTCATTGGTGCATTGGCAGGGGCGATCAATAATATTATTTATGGATTAACCGTTGATCCGATTTCATTCGTCTATGGAATTACCAGTGTCGCCATTGGTTTAGGGGTAGGGATTTTATTTTACAAGGGTTATATTTCGAGTTGGGGAAAGGCGGCACTCGCTGGAATCATAATCGGACTTGTTGCGACGGTTGTTTCCACACCTATTAATATTGCTTTCTGGGGTGGACAAACGGGGAACGTCTGGGGCGATGCATTATTTGCAGTAGTTCTAGCAAACACTGATTCTATTTGGCTAGCATCCTTGCTTGATGAAATCGTTGTGGATGTCCCGGATAAGTTAATGGTCGTTCTCATTAGCTACGGTATTTTCAAAGGATTACCGCGTAATGTTGCTCAATTATACAATTACAATAATAAGATAGAGACTCTTGATTAAGCCTTATTGAAAGTCTGTGTTAAACTTGGTTGTTGATTTGCGCTCCAGGTACTTCGTTTTCCGCGGGCGTGCCGGGGAGCCTCCTCGGCGCTGAAGCGCCTGTGGGGTCTCCCCAGCCCCGTACTCCCGCAGGACATTGAATAGGCTTCCTTGAATTAGCACCGCACGAAGGAAATGCGGTAGCATTTTCGAGGAGTTCTTCGTGCCTTCCGCTCCAATCAACAATGAAAAAGAAAGATGGTGTAGCCTTTGAAATCAATAAGCTTATATACAGAACGAGCCTCCATCGTTCATGATATTGATCCAATAACAAAGCTCTATTATATTGTTTTTGTAATTATGGTTCCTATCATTCTTCCATCGTTCACGATATCGTTTATCTGTGTGGGAATTAATATTCTATTATTACTCGTAGCAAAGGTTTTTAGAAAAACACTCCCCGTATTTGGATTTGTCCTTTTGGTTCTAATCACAGTCGTCATCATTCAAGGCATGTTTCGACCTGAAAATGAAACGGTCCTTTTTACATCAGGACCTGTCATCATGTATGAGGAAGGGTTGCTCTATGCTCTAAAGATTACGCTTCGGGTGATTAGTATCGTAGGTTCGTTCATGATTCTTGTCCTAACGACCAAACCGTCAGATTTGGTGGAATCACTCGTTCGAAAAGGGTTATCGCCTCGAATTGGCTATGTTATCATTTCGGTCTTTCAAATCATTCCGGAAATGGTTGCGATGATGGGGACGATTATGGATGCACAAAGGGCTCGAGGGATGGAGACTGAGGGAAACTTGCTAGTCAGGATCAAAGCGTTTTTACCGTTGTTAGGTCCTGTTGTTTTAGGTTCGCTGATTAATACACGGGAAAGAGCGATGGCATTGGAGGTAAGGGGCTTTAATTCACAAGCCCCGAAAACCTACTTATATGAGGAAAAGACGTATGTTCATAGTAAAGCCCTTCAGTTTGGATTGTTTGTAATAATGGTTGGTGCTTTAGCCTGGAGGTTACTATCATGAAGAAAATTATCATTGAAGGTTTGAAGTACAAATATCCCTCTTCTGAAATATTTGCCCTTGATAATATCTCCTTTGAGGTGGAGAAAGGGGAATTTATCGGCATTATCGGGAAAAATTCAACTGGGAAATCAACTCTGTGTCAAGCGATTGTTGGTCTTGTTCCGCATTTTTACAAAGGGGCATACGGTGGAAAGGTTCTGGTTGATGGATTAGAAGTGAAAAATCACTCGCTTGCAGAGACTTCGTTAAAGGTGGGAATGGTTTTTCAAAATCCGTTTACACAGGTAACGGGGTCAAAGATGACCGTTTATGAAGAAATTGCTTTCGGACTTGAGAATATCGGTGTACCTCGAACGGAAATCATTGAACGAATTGATAATGTGTTAAAGTTGTTAAAAATCGAGCATGTGAAGGACCATAATCCATTTGACTTGTCAGGCGGGCAAATGCAAAGGATGGCAATCGCGAGTATTATCGCCATGAAACCGGATGTGTTGGTGTTCGATGAACCGACTTCACAGCTTGATCCCGAAGGTTCGGAGGAGGTATTCCAAGCGATTCAAAGCTTGAGCCATCAGGGGATAACCGTAATTATGGCGGAACACAAAATGGAGAAAATTGCCCAGTTTTGTAATCGCGTACTACTGCTTGATAATGGGAAAATGGTTGATTTTGATACACCAGAAAGAATATTCTCAAGAGAAGATTTGGAGGAGTACGGTGTGGTTGCACCTGTATTTACCCGAGTCTGTAAGGCCTTGGGAGTTAAAAAAGGTGAGTTTTATCCCGTTACACTAGAGGACGCACTTTCAGTATTGGGGGGTAGGAGAAATGATTAATGTTTCCCATCTCTCTTTTTCTTATGAAATAGGAACCCCGATCCTTTCGGAAATTAATTTAGCATTTGACCAACGGACGACTGCGATTATCGGCCAAAATGGTGCAGGTAAAACGACGCTTGTTAAGTTGCTTAAGGGTTTATTGAAACCTTATAACGGAGAAGTTTTAATAAAGAATATTGATGTGAAGACTGTGACTGCGGCTGAACTTGCGAAAACAGTTGGACTCGTCTTTCAAAACCCAAATGATCAAATTTTTAAACAAAAGGTTTTAGATGAAGTAATGTTCGGCCCGCTGATGATTAAAATGAATAAAGAAGTGGCGAGACAGAAGGCCCTTCAGGCATTGGCGATGGCTGGACTCTCAGATAAAGCCGAAATGAATCCCCATGATTTAAGTTTATCGGAGAAAAAACTGCTTTGTATCGCCTCTGTTGTTGCCATGGATACTGATATTATTATTTTGGATGAGCCTACGATTGCGCAGGATCAAGCAGGAAAAGAGAAGATTCGCCATATAATCAACTTTTTAAAAACGAAAAGGAAACTGGTCATGACAATCATTCACGATATGGACTTTGTCGCTGAGAACTTTGAACGGACAATTGTCTTAAGTGAAGGGAAGGTACTTCTTGATGGAGATACCCGTTATGTTTTTTCACAAAAGGATATATTGCGAGAGGCACATGTCGAAGCACCTGGAATAACACAATTGGCGCAGGAATTGGGAATAAAGGAAACTGTTTTATCAATAGAAGAGTTTATTAATACTAAGAAACGTTAACAGCCTTCACATCATTGTGAGGCTGTTTTTTTTGAAATGGCTTTGTTAAAGAATAATGTTGTTATTTGATTTTCTCGAACGGTTGTTCTATAACGGGTGGACTAAAATTACCGAGAGCGAGTGAGTTTTAATGGTGTTAGCGGACATAATTAACCAAATCAGAAATCTTAGCCGAAGAGACCAGCAGCGATTGAAGGAGTTCTTTACAAACTCATTAGGGAGTGCAGCAGAAACAGAGTCTGTATTCAAAGATGTATCAGAACAGAAACACAAAGACGGCTACACCTGCACTCATTGTCAATCCACTAACGTCATTCGTTTCGGTAAATACCAAGTTAAAACTTACAATCAATACCATTGAACGCCAAAGATACCGCTGCAAAGAGTGCTGTAAAACATTCACAGATATGACGAACACTCCTCTTCACAGAACACATATGCCGAGTAAATGGCTTCAGTTTATCGAATGTATGATTGAGGGGTATTCCCTTCGAAAATCAGCTAAACTCATTGGTGCTCATTATGTGACGCTTTTTTATTGGAGGCATAAAATTCTAACTGCATTAAAGCAGATGGATTTTGAACTTTTTGAAGGCATAGTAGAAATGGATGAAACCTATTTTCTCTATTCCGAGAAAGGAAAACGGAATATCCAAGGACGAAAACCAAGGTTACGCGGTGGGAGTTCAGAGTTTAGAGGAATAAGCAAGGACCAAGTATGCGTTCTTGTAGCTAGAGACCACCAAAAGAGAACGTTTTCCAGAACAATTGGAAAAGGGCGGATTATAAAAAAGAGTTTAGACGAAGCGTTAGGTTCCAAGCTATCAATTCAAAATGTTCTATGTACGGATGCTTGGCGGGC from Neobacillus sp. FSL H8-0543 includes:
- a CDS encoding Ger(x)C family spore germination protein; the encoded protein is MKRWIQAILSIILIVILSSCGSKAPLEDLTLALILGVDLDDENNLIFFELNPVFSKGAKKTYEIYEVKAKTIRDSRRLFDMLTTGEVTAAKIQVLLVGKRVLEHNDWYSILDTVYRNPTFSMNTRVVTVDGPVSEVIFNQSPDKPELSLHLKAIIDKNYDRTRTAKGTLQELHREIYEKGMTPFISEVKKGKNLVLSGMSLLDNKGKYADFLTIPESTLLLILKDEKKHEVTFTIPVFKIENEDDIFHKNDLSFSARRVKTKVKTGFRQNKFSFDIKIKMSINIVERLFPKDKMKEVELIKRIEQELQQQFENLIKKTQRNKIDPIGFGLYARAYHYKEYKKVEDNWGNAFAKSDINVSVKIEIISRGAIK
- a CDS encoding endospore germination permease; translated protein: MNKYSKHQITFMQYIFLIHGVQIGIGVLTLPREVAEKAGTDGWIAIIIGWLLSTLAGLIIIQVLEKYPNGTILDLLTHYFGKWVGKISAVIFILYFSFLTSIIFIREGLFIQFWILPQIDLALLLLLLSIPSYLIVRNNISILGRYSELIFFMTGWMIFFYVVPLKEAHLLHLLPVIKEGWKPILTTVKTTIFSYMGFEIVFFLHPFLQNKQKASVGFVIANTLTLIVFLFITLVAFAFYSPDEITQYREPTINLLKIIEFRFFERIEIVFFSLYLFVISTSVLPLLFMTVICTSQLFGNQDHSKYVIWFLLLNICYVFLSPPSFKSNEQLQKVVEPFVLILVCMFPICLWVYGWLYSRFKRRGLK
- a CDS encoding spore germination protein, yielding MLFSRRYNRKKRHNHSSLKNQHDVLSQNPISSVLLENLSGIQDKFNDTPDLIVKQFIIKQTTSSAALVYLSGLTDKTAINNNVLNPLLFKADQDDNYFDIKVSLGLVKETNTWRKIESAILQGNSVLFVDGRFEAYIFDTQAWPQRAVEDSSVESSLRGAHEGFTESGGNNIALIRRHIPNRELKIKELTVGERGNTKISIMYLADVVNPEVLKELVDRIKQLDVDSILNAAVLAEYIEDNPFSPFPQLFLTERPDYAAFEILHGRIVTVVDRSPNVIIGPTTFEAFFKSTDDYSSRWIVASFIRLLRYFGFFVAVFMPATYIAVISFHFEVIPLKLLMSVAASRERVPFPPFIEAIIMEITLEMLREAGIRLPAKIGQTVGIVGGIVIGQAAVQAGIVSNIMVIVVALTAIASFIIPNYDMGAAIRMLRFPMMIGASLFGFVGLTVGLMTLIAHMIALESLGTPFGSPIAPLRFTDWKDVFIRFPQWSILKRPKSTRSIQIKKANSNRPEGDEH
- a CDS encoding ECF transporter S component, whose translation is MKKQSMWSFRFSTAALVMIPAAVGINYIGKLFAGLLKLPLWLDSIGTVLASMLAGPVIGALAGAINNIIYGLTVDPISFVYGITSVAIGLGVGILFYKGYISSWGKAALAGIIIGLVATVVSTPINIAFWGGQTGNVWGDALFAVVLANTDSIWLASLLDEIVVDVPDKLMVVLISYGIFKGLPRNVAQLYNYNNKIETLD
- a CDS encoding energy-coupling factor transporter transmembrane component T translates to MKSISLYTERASIVHDIDPITKLYYIVFVIMVPIILPSFTISFICVGINILLLLVAKVFRKTLPVFGFVLLVLITVVIIQGMFRPENETVLFTSGPVIMYEEGLLYALKITLRVISIVGSFMILVLTTKPSDLVESLVRKGLSPRIGYVIISVFQIIPEMVAMMGTIMDAQRARGMETEGNLLVRIKAFLPLLGPVVLGSLINTRERAMALEVRGFNSQAPKTYLYEEKTYVHSKALQFGLFVIMVGALAWRLLS
- a CDS encoding ABC transporter ATP-binding protein yields the protein MKKIIIEGLKYKYPSSEIFALDNISFEVEKGEFIGIIGKNSTGKSTLCQAIVGLVPHFYKGAYGGKVLVDGLEVKNHSLAETSLKVGMVFQNPFTQVTGSKMTVYEEIAFGLENIGVPRTEIIERIDNVLKLLKIEHVKDHNPFDLSGGQMQRMAIASIIAMKPDVLVFDEPTSQLDPEGSEEVFQAIQSLSHQGITVIMAEHKMEKIAQFCNRVLLLDNGKMVDFDTPERIFSREDLEEYGVVAPVFTRVCKALGVKKGEFYPVTLEDALSVLGGRRND
- a CDS encoding ABC transporter ATP-binding protein; translation: MINVSHLSFSYEIGTPILSEINLAFDQRTTAIIGQNGAGKTTLVKLLKGLLKPYNGEVLIKNIDVKTVTAAELAKTVGLVFQNPNDQIFKQKVLDEVMFGPLMIKMNKEVARQKALQALAMAGLSDKAEMNPHDLSLSEKKLLCIASVVAMDTDIIILDEPTIAQDQAGKEKIRHIINFLKTKRKLVMTIIHDMDFVAENFERTIVLSEGKVLLDGDTRYVFSQKDILREAHVEAPGITQLAQELGIKETVLSIEEFINTKKR